The proteins below come from a single Plantactinospora sp. KBS50 genomic window:
- a CDS encoding phosphatidylinositol mannoside acyltransferase: MSLADLGYLAGWRLIRVLPRPVAAAAFGVAADRAYRRGGPGVRRLAENLRRVVGPDLPPAELDDLVRRGLRSYARYFLEAFRLPGGDRAAIRRQFRLDGEQVLAAEVAAGRGVVVALPHAGNWDAAGAWVTAMGWPLATVAERLKPESVYRRFVAFREGLGMEIIPLTGGRQPPLTLLAERLSQGYVVPLLADRDLSRTGVPVTFFGQPTRMPPGPALLALRTGAPLYTADMWYEADSACGRLVGPIEPPGPEHGTLSQRVTVLTQRVADQLAAGIARHPEDWHMLQRMWLDQPANRAVPGSSATTGPA, from the coding sequence GTGAGCCTGGCGGACCTCGGCTATCTGGCCGGTTGGCGGCTGATCCGGGTGCTGCCCCGGCCGGTCGCCGCCGCCGCGTTCGGCGTGGCCGCCGACCGCGCGTACCGCCGGGGTGGCCCGGGGGTACGCCGGCTGGCTGAGAACCTGCGGCGCGTCGTCGGCCCGGACCTGCCGCCGGCAGAGCTCGACGACCTGGTACGTCGCGGGCTGCGCTCGTACGCCCGGTACTTCCTGGAGGCGTTCCGGCTGCCCGGCGGCGACCGGGCGGCGATCCGGCGCCAGTTCCGGCTGGACGGCGAGCAGGTGCTGGCGGCCGAGGTGGCGGCCGGCCGGGGGGTGGTGGTCGCGCTGCCGCACGCCGGCAACTGGGACGCCGCCGGTGCCTGGGTCACCGCGATGGGCTGGCCGCTGGCCACCGTCGCCGAGCGGCTCAAGCCGGAGAGCGTGTACCGGCGGTTCGTCGCGTTCCGGGAGGGTCTCGGCATGGAGATCATCCCGTTGACCGGCGGGCGGCAGCCGCCGCTCACGCTGCTGGCCGAACGGCTGAGCCAGGGGTACGTGGTGCCGCTGCTGGCCGACCGGGACCTGTCCCGCACCGGCGTACCGGTGACCTTCTTCGGTCAACCGACCCGGATGCCGCCGGGTCCGGCGTTGCTGGCCCTGCGTACCGGCGCCCCGCTCTACACCGCGGACATGTGGTACGAGGCGGACTCCGCGTGCGGGCGCCTGGTGGGGCCGATCGAGCCGCCGGGGCCGGAGCACGGCACGCTGTCCCAGCGGGTCACGGTGCTGACCCAGCGGGTCGCCGACCAACTCGCCGCCGGCATCGCCCGGCACCCCGAGGACTGGCACATGCTGCAACGGATGTGGCTGGACCAGCCCGCCAACCGGGCCGTCCCGGGGTCCTCGGCGACAACCGGCCCGGCCTGA
- a CDS encoding elongation factor G-like protein EF-G2: protein MAQKSQEKGLTGAPVVTGPDRVRNVVLVGHSGAGKTTLVEALLTATGTISRAGTVTDGTTTCDNDPAAIRAQRSVALACAPLLHRDVKVNLLDTPGYADFVGELRAGLRAADAALFVVSAVDGMDAATAALWEECAAVDMPRAVAVTRLDHQRAEFDETVALCQRVFGDNVLPLYLPMLADDGVSTVGLLGLITRRVFDYTDGLPAAVRDPDPEHLPAITEARNELIEGVIAESEDETLMDRYLAGEQIEVEVLVADLEKAVARGHFYPVVPVCAETGVGVDALLEVLTSAFPAPPEHALPAVTGVDGSPRPPLTCDPAGPLVAEVVKTTIDRHVGRVSLVRVFSGTLRPDQTVHVAGHGMAERGHPDHDADERAGHLYSPLGAALREVTECVAGDICAITKSGTAETGDTISAKDDPLLIEPWEMPEPLLPVAIVARSRADEDALAKNLARLVAGDPTLRLERNPETHQLVLWCMGEAHADVVLDRLRSGGVDLETEPVRVALRETFALTSKGHGRHVKQSGGHGQYAVCDIEVEPLPRGSGFEFADRVVGGAVPHNYIPSVEKGVRAQMEGGIVAGYPMVDLRITLVDGKAHSVDSSDAAFQTAGSLALRDAAEKGQVTLLEPVDEVLVTVPEEFVGTVMSDMAGRRGRVLGTEADPDAPDRALIRAEVPATELVRYAVELRSMTSGTGSFRRSFARHDPMPQHLAENVRKEHAARTGH, encoded by the coding sequence ATGGCGCAGAAGAGTCAGGAGAAGGGGCTCACCGGCGCGCCGGTGGTGACCGGCCCCGACAGGGTCCGCAACGTGGTGCTCGTCGGGCACTCCGGAGCCGGCAAGACCACCCTGGTGGAGGCGCTGCTCACGGCGACCGGCACGATCTCCCGGGCCGGCACCGTCACCGACGGCACCACGACCTGCGACAACGACCCGGCCGCCATCCGGGCGCAGCGGTCGGTCGCGCTGGCCTGCGCCCCGCTGCTGCACCGGGACGTCAAGGTCAACCTGCTGGACACCCCCGGGTACGCCGACTTCGTGGGCGAACTGCGCGCCGGGCTGCGCGCGGCCGACGCCGCGCTGTTCGTGGTCTCCGCCGTCGACGGCATGGACGCGGCCACGGCGGCGCTGTGGGAGGAGTGCGCGGCCGTCGACATGCCCCGGGCGGTGGCGGTCACCCGGCTCGATCACCAGCGGGCCGAGTTCGACGAGACGGTGGCGCTGTGCCAGCGGGTCTTCGGCGACAACGTCCTGCCGCTGTACCTGCCCATGCTGGCCGACGACGGCGTCTCGACGGTCGGCCTGCTCGGCCTGATCACCCGGCGGGTCTTCGACTACACCGACGGGCTGCCGGCCGCGGTCCGCGACCCCGACCCGGAGCACCTGCCGGCGATCACCGAGGCGCGAAACGAACTGATCGAGGGCGTCATCGCCGAGAGCGAGGACGAGACCCTGATGGACCGCTACCTCGCCGGGGAGCAGATCGAGGTCGAGGTGCTCGTGGCCGACCTGGAGAAGGCGGTGGCACGGGGGCACTTCTACCCGGTGGTGCCGGTCTGCGCCGAGACCGGCGTGGGCGTCGACGCCCTGCTGGAGGTGCTGACCTCCGCCTTCCCCGCGCCGCCGGAGCACGCCCTGCCGGCGGTCACCGGCGTGGACGGCAGCCCGCGTCCGCCGCTGACCTGCGACCCGGCCGGCCCGCTGGTGGCCGAGGTGGTCAAGACCACGATCGACCGGCACGTCGGCCGGGTGTCCCTGGTCCGGGTCTTCTCCGGCACGCTGCGCCCGGACCAGACCGTGCACGTCGCCGGGCACGGCATGGCCGAGCGGGGGCATCCGGACCACGACGCCGACGAACGGGCCGGGCACCTGTACAGCCCGCTCGGCGCCGCGCTGCGCGAGGTGACCGAGTGCGTGGCCGGCGACATCTGCGCGATCACCAAATCCGGCACCGCGGAGACCGGCGACACCATCTCGGCCAAGGACGACCCGCTGCTCATCGAGCCGTGGGAGATGCCCGAGCCGCTGCTGCCGGTGGCCATCGTGGCGCGCAGCCGCGCCGACGAGGACGCGCTGGCCAAGAACCTGGCCCGGCTGGTGGCCGGCGACCCCACGCTGCGGCTGGAGCGCAACCCGGAGACCCACCAGCTCGTGCTCTGGTGCATGGGCGAGGCACACGCCGACGTGGTCCTGGACCGGCTGCGCAGCGGCGGCGTGGACCTGGAGACCGAACCGGTGCGGGTGGCGCTGCGGGAGACCTTCGCGCTGACCTCGAAGGGCCACGGCCGGCACGTGAAGCAGTCCGGCGGGCACGGCCAGTACGCCGTCTGCGACATCGAGGTGGAGCCGCTGCCCCGCGGGTCCGGGTTCGAGTTCGCCGACCGGGTCGTCGGCGGCGCGGTGCCGCACAACTACATCCCCTCGGTGGAGAAGGGCGTCCGGGCGCAGATGGAGGGCGGCATCGTCGCCGGCTACCCGATGGTCGACCTGCGGATCACCCTGGTGGACGGCAAGGCGCACAGCGTCGACTCCTCCGACGCGGCGTTCCAGACCGCCGGCTCGCTGGCGCTGCGGGACGCGGCCGAGAAGGGCCAGGTCACCCTGCTGGAGCCGGTGGACGAGGTGCTGGTCACGGTGCCCGAGGAGTTCGTCGGCACGGTGATGAGCGACATGGCCGGGCGACGCGGCCGGGTGCTGGGCACCGAGGCCGACCCGGACGCCCCGGACCGGGCGCTGATCCGCGCCGAGGTGCCGGCCACCGAGCTGGTCCGGTACGCGGTCGAGCTGCGCTCGATGACCTCCGGCACGGGCAGCTTCCGCCGCTCGTTCGCCCGGCACGACCCGATGCCGCAGCACCTGGCCGAAAACGTACGCAAGGAACACGCCGCCCGCACCGGTCACTAG
- the pgsA gene encoding phosphatidylinositol phosphate synthase, which translates to MAKIFQVSVRGALTRVVEPLARRLLAVGVTPNAVTVTGTIGCVVGALGFGARGHLVAGALIVTFFALTDMLDGTMARLRGQGSSRFGAFLDSSMDRVSDGAVFGSVTYLLAVRGDHAGVAAALLCLVLGQLVSYVKARAEGLGMTCNVGVAERTERLITVGVGGLLTGLGLGWALPASLWLLAALSLVTVGQRIAHVYRQAELGADA; encoded by the coding sequence ATGGCAAAGATCTTCCAAGTGTCCGTACGCGGTGCCCTGACCCGCGTCGTCGAGCCGCTCGCCCGCCGCCTGCTGGCGGTGGGCGTCACGCCCAATGCGGTGACCGTGACCGGCACCATCGGCTGTGTGGTGGGTGCCCTGGGCTTCGGTGCCCGGGGTCACCTGGTGGCCGGCGCGCTGATCGTCACGTTCTTCGCCCTCACCGACATGCTGGACGGAACGATGGCCCGGCTGCGGGGCCAGGGCAGTTCCCGGTTCGGCGCATTCCTCGATTCGAGCATGGACCGGGTCAGCGACGGGGCCGTGTTCGGCTCCGTGACCTACCTGCTGGCCGTCCGGGGCGACCACGCCGGGGTGGCCGCGGCCCTGCTCTGCCTGGTCCTCGGCCAACTCGTCTCGTACGTCAAGGCGCGGGCCGAGGGCCTCGGCATGACCTGCAACGTGGGCGTCGCCGAACGCACCGAGCGGCTCATCACCGTCGGCGTCGGCGGTCTGCTCACCGGCCTGGGCCTCGGCTGGGCGCTGCCCGCCTCGCTCTGGCTGCTGGCCGCGCTCTCGCTGGTCACCGTGGGCCAGCGGATCGCGCACGTGTACCGGCAGGCCGAACTGGGCGCGGACGCGTGA